One genomic region from Bartonella australis AUST/NH1 encodes:
- a CDS encoding NADP-dependent malic enzyme, whose product MATKQKNKFSLQKTELDSAALFYHQYPKPGKLEIQATTPLDNQRDLALAYSPGVAIPCLAIHEDPKLAAQYTARSNLVAVVSNGTAVLGLGNIGPLASKPVMEGKAVLFKKFANIDVFDIELDAPDIEKMVETVSALEPTFGGINLEDIKAPECFEIEEKLRAKMNIPVFHDDQHGTAIIVSAAVLNGLNLAEKKIEDAKIVTSGAGAAALACLNLLVRLGAKVENIWLSDLDGVVYEGREALMDRWKINYAQKTDARTLSEIINDADIFLGVSAGGVLKPQDLKKMSPKPLILALANPTPEIMPEEARRVRPDAMICTGRSDYPNQVNNVLCFPYIFRGALDVGATAINEEMKMAAVRAIADLAREESSDVAARAYSKESPNFGPDYLIPFPFDPRLILRIAPAVAKAAMDTGVAVHPIEDMRAYHDILNRFVFRSGLTMKPVFAAAKTAKRKRVIYANGEDERVLRAAQIVLEEQTAIPLLIGRPHVVEARLKRFGLKIRPGVDFELTNPENDPRFHDYVNLFLRYTGRHGVSPEVAKTIVRTSTTAIAALAVVREEADAMICGLEGRFERNLELIKQIIGLDPNISQFSSVSLLISPNRTLFLTDTYVNEDPSAEEIAEMTVLAAQEIEAFGIIPKAALLSHSNFGSKNTESACKMRRAAEILAQLYPNLEADGEMHGDAALSKIFRDRVFPDSRLKGEANLLVFPTLDAANITLNIVKNLTNALHVGPILIGAAHPVHILTPSVTSRGVVNMTALAVLAANRKIS is encoded by the coding sequence ATGGCTACAAAACAAAAAAATAAATTCAGTTTGCAAAAAACTGAGCTTGATAGCGCGGCGCTTTTTTACCACCAATATCCAAAACCTGGAAAATTAGAAATACAAGCAACGACACCTCTTGATAATCAACGTGACCTGGCGCTCGCTTATTCTCCGGGTGTCGCCATACCGTGCCTCGCGATCCATGAAGACCCAAAACTTGCAGCTCAATATACAGCCCGTTCTAATTTAGTAGCTGTTGTATCGAATGGAACCGCTGTTCTTGGATTAGGAAATATTGGCCCACTTGCTTCAAAACCAGTCATGGAAGGAAAAGCTGTTTTATTTAAAAAATTCGCAAATATCGATGTTTTTGATATTGAGCTCGACGCACCCGATATCGAAAAAATGGTAGAAACCGTATCTGCGTTAGAACCGACATTTGGCGGCATCAATCTTGAGGATATTAAAGCACCTGAATGTTTTGAAATCGAAGAAAAACTTCGTGCAAAAATGAATATTCCAGTTTTTCATGACGACCAACATGGAACCGCTATTATCGTTTCCGCAGCCGTATTAAATGGACTAAACCTTGCTGAAAAAAAAATTGAAGATGCAAAAATAGTTACCTCAGGTGCGGGTGCAGCCGCTTTAGCTTGTCTTAATCTTTTAGTGCGCCTTGGAGCAAAAGTTGAAAATATCTGGCTCAGCGATTTAGATGGTGTTGTTTATGAAGGCCGCGAAGCACTTATGGATCGCTGGAAAATCAATTACGCACAAAAAACTGATGCACGAACCTTATCCGAAATCATTAATGATGCAGATATCTTTTTAGGTGTTTCGGCAGGTGGTGTTTTAAAACCTCAAGATTTGAAAAAAATGTCTCCGAAGCCCTTAATTTTGGCACTTGCTAATCCGACGCCAGAAATTATGCCAGAAGAAGCACGTAGAGTAAGGCCAGATGCAATGATCTGTACAGGGCGTTCTGATTATCCAAATCAGGTCAATAATGTCCTTTGCTTCCCTTATATCTTTCGCGGTGCGCTGGACGTCGGCGCCACGGCAATCAATGAAGAAATGAAAATGGCAGCAGTTCGCGCTATCGCCGATCTTGCACGTGAAGAATCCTCGGACGTCGCAGCACGTGCGTATTCGAAAGAATCACCAAATTTTGGGCCAGACTATCTTATCCCCTTCCCATTCGATCCACGCTTAATATTGCGTATCGCTCCTGCTGTCGCTAAAGCGGCAATGGACACAGGTGTAGCCGTTCACCCTATCGAAGATATGAGAGCTTACCATGACATTCTCAATCGCTTTGTATTTCGTTCTGGTTTAACGATGAAACCTGTTTTTGCGGCTGCAAAAACAGCAAAGCGCAAACGTGTAATTTATGCTAATGGCGAGGATGAACGCGTACTTCGGGCAGCACAAATTGTCCTCGAAGAACAAACCGCAATCCCTCTTCTCATTGGTCGTCCACATGTAGTGGAAGCGAGATTAAAGCGCTTTGGCTTAAAAATCCGCCCTGGTGTAGATTTTGAGCTCACAAATCCGGAAAATGACCCGCGTTTTCATGATTATGTTAATTTATTTCTCCGTTATACAGGCAGGCATGGTGTTTCACCTGAAGTAGCAAAAACAATCGTGAGAACATCGACAACGGCTATCGCGGCTCTCGCGGTTGTACGCGAAGAAGCTGATGCAATGATCTGCGGTTTAGAAGGACGTTTTGAGCGCAATCTTGAATTAATAAAACAAATTATCGGGCTTGACCCAAATATCAGCCAGTTTTCTTCTGTTAGCTTGCTTATCTCTCCAAATAGAACTCTTTTTTTAACAGACACTTACGTTAATGAGGACCCTTCTGCGGAGGAAATAGCAGAAATGACAGTGCTGGCAGCGCAAGAAATCGAGGCGTTCGGTATAATACCAAAAGCGGCTCTGTTATCGCATTCGAATTTTGGTTCTAAAAATACAGAAAGCGCGTGTAAAATGCGCCGCGCCGCCGAGATTCTTGCTCAATTGTACCCAAATTTAGAGGCGGACGGGGAAATGCACGGCGATGCCGCACTTTCTAAGATTTTTCGGGACCGTGTTTTTCCTGATTCACGTCTTAAAGGAGAAGCTAATTTACTTGTATTCCCGACGCTCGATGCAGCCAATATTACTCTTAATATCGTCAAAAATCTAACAAATGCACTCCATGTAGGCCCCATTTTGATCGGGGCAGCACATCCTGTACATATCCTAACGCCTTCAGTAACCTCGCGAGGAGTCGTCAATATGACAGCACTCGCAGTACTTGCTGCAAATAGAAAAATCTCATGA